tcatgcaccaggAACCTCATTTTAATTTACGCATCCGCGtgctgcctgcagtctgcctgtgtcagctgcacatgaagtacATTCCAATGTCATAAAGACTGCAACGCAATTAGGGAAGTTCAGAAGagaaagaagcagcagctggaaGCACAGGCTTCAAAAGAGTGTGCCatctgcactctcccaaattTATAGATAAGTGAGATGGGTCTACACATACTATAAAACATCCCAagtttgagagagaaaaaataacaaatctggatttaaaaataaaattacagtcCTGGTGCTAAGCCCATCATCCACCTGCCTGGGTGTGTTCTTCTCTCTGCATTGGCTGGGAAAGAGGTGGGACGTGGGCAGGGCCTAGACCATGCTGTTGAGTTTGGTCCACTCAAAGATGTCCTGCTCGCACACGATGTCCGAGTTGATGAGCAGGTAGCGGTCGCCCACGCAGAAGTGCTTCTGGCAGGCGGCGCACTTGAAGCACTCCAGGTGGTAGACTTTGTCCCGCACGCGCATGGTCATCTCGAACGCCCGGATTCGCTTCTCGCAGGACGCGCACAGCCCGTCCTGGCCAAAAAGCCTAAGAGCGGGGGGAGAGACAAGGAGCCGTCAGAGAAAGTTCAGAATAAAAGACACATTCATGTGTTGGCATCTCGGCTTTTACTGAAATCGATGCTGAAATCTGTCCAAAAAACTTTCTCAAGATGCTACACCAACAAGATGTTCATCTTCAACACATTTATACACCTCCAGGTTGATCACCTGAAAATCAATTAGTGCACCATTCTATTAACAAAAAAGTTTGTGTTACTAGCACAGGAGAACATAACAAAAaagattatgtatttattaaccAATTTCTGAGGCATCAGAAAAGGCTCCCTAAGCCTCTCCCCCGACCCCTTTACACTCAAAGGAGCTTCCAGAGAGCTCTTACTACTCTGcgtaataaaaatgaatgaaatacattcataattttttctgggacatttctgtttttttggaagTCCAACCTACAGATAGGGATTAGAGATATAAAGAGGATCATATTGCTATATAGCCAAGTCTGAAGTACAATCAAAACTATATTAATCATACAGTTGAAGCACTATCACTATATGAAGCATTTCCATTTGAGTAATTGTTATacactatatatttatatatatttaggtTTTGTTCATGTAAGTTGGTCAGATCCCTTGCACTTGTTATGTAGATAATGTCCATCCTAAGGAGAACAAAGTATCTACCTACGATTCGGGTAACAAAgagacagaaaacagaacaaGTCCATCCAAAAAGCACAATTCTATTGATCACATGCTGCATCAGCAATTAGAATTGGCTGACCATCAAGcataatacatttcaataatgTGACAGTAAATGCTTATTACTGATTATTATAACAGATATTCAGTGCTCCTAATACATGTATGCTATCAACAGAGAGCGACTGGATTGCAAATATATGCTACATGTACAGTATTAGAATGGCCcatgtgtaaaaacaaaatgttacgCCGTAGCATTTAACAACGGAGGTTCGTAATAGTTTCTTCTGAATATTTTCTACGTACACTTCTTGAAAACTCAGTTCAGCAACTTTTTAGGTGGAAAAAAGAAGATTGCTTTCATAACATTTTCTATGACATTGTAACATTGCATAACTGTCATAATGCTCCGGTAGTGTTCGGCCGGGTGTCCGAATACATAAAAGAGAAGCTGCCTGCACCTGAGATAGTCCCTGCGGCAAAGTTTCCGGCCCAGCTTGTAGTAGAGCCTCCGTCCAACCTCTCCGAGTCTGCAGCCACACAGATCGCAGCTCAAGCAGTCCTCGTGCCAATACTGCTCGATGGCTTTTAGGAAGAAGCGGTCACCAATGCTCTGCTGGCACCCACCGCACGTCAGCAGTGACGGGGGCATCTGGAGAACCTCATCCACCGGCTCCCTGCACAAATGGGATACGTGTGAGGTTAATGCAGAGGATAAAGTTAAACTGTGGGATTACCGCTCTCACTGCTGATGGCTATTTTTGCGACTTTTGTCTAGGAATTGTAAACGCTAACATCGCCAATTCAAAATATGCCCAGTGACTAATTCACCGACAGGGGGCACTATCTCCAACCAAATAACATTCAAGAGAAAACGCACGTTTCAGACTCGCAAGTGTACACTAATTGCAATTGTCAAACGATCCTGTTACTATTACTGAACCTTAATTGCAGCAATACCTCTGGGGAAACgtcgttttaaaaatgtaattgtgagAAAGTAAAGTACAACTTAAGCTAACATTCCAAAACATTACGTTCATGATAAGAGTGAAATAAAACGACGGCAAAAATGGAAGGGCAGTTTGGTTAAGATAAGTGCTAGTTATCATCAAACACTTGTGTCTGCGGAAAATTTTGAAACATTGGGCGCCCCGTGTTCCAGGGAGGTGCTACTATTTCCCTTCAGAACTTCTCACTGGATCTCAAGAATAGACTACTTGGCTTAAATTTGGAAAGTTGAAAACAAATGGAGTGCTGAGTAAAGGTGAACATATTGTTTCAGCCTTCCTGTGGTCAAAAGTCCCAACAGTCTACTTTCCAGGGTGCCAAGCAGGTGAAATAACTATGGCTTATGGGCGCTATTTTATGAGCCAACTTgctgcataaataaacacacaaataagttCCGTTcgtataattataaataattagcCTACAATACATCATTTTCGAAAGTAGAAATTTCGTGGTTCAACTTGAGAAATATCGAACTTACTCCGGTGCATCCAAGCTCTTCCTTTCAATTGCAGTTGACATGGATATTCCCTTTTGTGCCCAATGTGTCAACCCGCTAACTGAAGTGTCGTCGCTCACTTCTGAAGGGGTGCAGCGTTGTTCCTCTGCGGGATCCTGTTTTACATATGTGACATGCAAATCCTAGAATGATTTCGCATCTCTTTTCGTGGAAATAAGCGCACACAGAACCAAGcccaaatacaaaaatacaaaaaaaatctaataatccGCCACACCTGCAACACCCCATACAACtaagaatattattttttactccTTATCAATTGGTTGCAGCATTTTACGAGCGTAAGTATCCTTGGATATATCCTATAAATGGTTGCGCAAGTCTATTTAACGTATAACGggaggtttttcttttcatgtaaTTTTCTTGAGGTTCTCAGATGTTAGCACTATAACGTTTGCAGTCGAGGTGACTTTAGGTCATCCATAATTGTGACGTTATTAACAAATTTGACTATTCACGTGTAGGCCTATAGGCTCATCCAATTTGTTCTATGTTTTTCCTCCTTTCCCCTCAATCGCGTGATGTACGCTGGACTGATCCGCTGTGCTGCCGCTCTCGGTACTGTGCCGTGGGTATTTTAATAGCTCGACCCCCACCGTTTCTGGTTTCGTTTCCTCTTTCCTGCTCACGACTCCTCGACAATTGAAGGAAATCGTTTTTAAAGAGACAGGGACTGCGCGCTTAACTACACTCTTGGGACACGAGCGCTAAAAAGTTCGTGAGGAAGAATACAgaacagattattattattattattattattattattattattatagtaggCTGGTAGtactaatatttttttacattaatatcaGTTCATAAAAATCCCAGCTCATGCGAGGTCAAACATGACTGGGTTAAATGCTGAGAGTACACAGCCTGTATAGAAGCAGTCCTTCTGGTGAAAGTATGGGCTGTGTTACTGAAGGTGTGTGCACTTTTGATAATGATATTTCTGTGAAGTTCTGTGAAGTTCAGGGGCAGAACTGGATTAAGCATTTTGGtagtccattacattacattacattacattacattaaattcatttggcagacgcttttatccaaagcgacgtacaaaaaagtgcatttcatggtcgtagacaactgctaaacacgggttcagtaaggtcgTCAGTTCAGTAGTCCAGTTCCTTAAACCAGTGTGCCAGTGTCAGTGCCCAGTTAGCATGGGTAGGCTGACTGGGGACAACCATCTCAATCCAAAAGAAGGCACAGAGTTCTCTTACGGCACTTATTTTCCCTCTTTAcagaccccacccctcccccccaccccccaccccccatcccccatggGCATCAGTTAGAGATCGTTCCTCTTATCTGTCGCCAGCGCCGCGAGGCTCCCTCACACAGGGAGGGGCCGTTTCTGCGGCTGCGCTGGACTCTGAGATAAACCCCTGCCCAGCCCGGGGCCTGGGACAGGTTGATCCGTCCCGTGGAGCCTGGCTCATGATGTGGTTGGTCCTGCATGAGCAGAGGAGCGTTAGCCCCAGCCACGAGAGTCCACGATGGTCTCAGTCACACCACAGACTCACCAGCAtcacacaagtttttttttttaatcccaaaTTTCACCCACATTTGGTATGGCTGATCACATATGTAAGCCTGTCCTATCAAAGCAACATCCTCTGTCATTTTTGGAGAGCCCCACACCATCTTACATACCCTCCAGAAAGGGTGGCATATCACAACTGGCCAATCAGCCAGGGGATCTCATGTCATTCTCGGTGCTgaaacctccctctctccctgtgcaaTCAGCCAATCGTGCAACACCGTTTGGGACAGTGTCTGCATTGGTGTGGCCTGGAATTGATTGCCAATTGTTCCGGTTGGTTGCtccagtttgtgcagaaaagTTATGTCTTTGGGTGATTCAGATATCTATTTTTCTtacttgtttttcctttctcGGCAGCAGAATAGCTTCATTCAAGAGATTGTAAAGGTGATATAACAGAGCCTCTCAGGGTGACTGAGTTCACTGCATAGAAGTGCAGCAGGAATACACTCACAGTCAGAAGCAGAACTGAATGGCTGAGCAATCAGATGTCTTCCTTTTTCCATGCAGACTGTCTGCTGGTCCACTGTattcacatgcatgtgtattgtCTCATTTCACAGGCACTcatccacaaaataaataaataaaacaaattttaccccccccccaccaccacctttTTATATGAGGGAACATATCTTTTTCAACAGCCCCTCTTCATTGAACAAGCAACAGTGCCccccaagacacacacacacacacacacacacacacaccctttcgaAATGAGAACTATGCCATTGATTTTGATGTGATCTTATTGCATCCAAACAATTTGTCTGAGGCAGGCTAGAATGTAGAGAGGCATGTGTTTCTAGGAGCAGCTATCGTGGTATGTCCACAGAACCGCCCATTTCTGCCAGTGATCTCATTGCCATTGATATTTAATAGCTTTCACTGTGGTCAGCAGTTTCTTGTCATCTTCTGGCTGATGATTTGGAACAACTGAGGTCACAGCAAGGGTGTGAAATGTTGGTACCGCAGCCAAATACCAAGATGTAGTTGATATGGTTTCAGATGACAGAGAGGATGCATGGGGCTGTGCTCACCATCCACCATTTCCTGAGGATCACACAGGAAGAGGGCTGAagatgaacaggaagtgagagtcAGATGAAGCTAGCGGAGGGGTCTTCCTGCCTGCCCCATTTATCCATTCTGTGGACCCCTGATAGGCCAGCAGCTCCAGATGGATCTAACTGATTGGGTGGAGGGTCTGGAATCACACAGTGGGGCAacccctctatccctctcagagaaacagagagcacCTTAATTACTTCAGTGAACATACTATTGTGTCATTACTATTGCAAATGTATGTCAGTAGCTGTGGAATGAAGAACAGGGAATTTTGAGTAGAGGAGTGCGCATGAAATCATTATAATTCACTATATTTCACTTCCTAACAAGCCAGCAACTCTATTCAAGTAGTCactgaatcaatcaatcattcataTTATTGGGGAAGCCTTTTTACGAGCTACTGGGCTACAAGCTCCTGTAACAACCTGTCTCTGCTAATCATTTTAAAGAATGGAGTTTTCTTTTAGAAACAGGTCCATGTAGGCACATATGTTTCCTGTTACAAAGGTGATTGTGTCCATCAGCCAGCTTATAATGATTTATTGCTTTTATCTAGTGCATTTCATGATCTTAAAGCGCTTTAcaaccaccaatgtgtagcatccACCTGGGCGACatatggcagccattttgtgccaaaatGACCACCACATATCTGCTGTGAtgaagatggagggagagtgCTAGGGTCAACATGCAGGGCACTTGAAGGGTGCAAGAATTATCTTAAAGTACTCATGTGCTCCAGAGTCTTGTATCAAATCCTTCCCTAGCCAGTGACAGCTGTGTTTGGTAACCCACTGGGCATGCTTGGCTGTGACATTGCCCACTTCTGGTCTCTGGGACTGTCCCTGTCTCATGACTCAAGAGCATAAACCTctctgtaaaaaacaaacagattttatttttcagaaatctgATTCTGAAGACAGCTGCTAAAACAATCAATATTCCATGGTTTCAGCTTAGTGAAGTAGTTGCTGTTTTCTAGAGTGAGTGTTTGGCAACACGAGAGTCATTAAGTTCATCAATGCTTGCAGTCCATTCTTCCTAATGACCAACAACCATCTTTTCACCAGACCCGTACCAAAATGAGTGAAATGCCAGGGCTGGCATAAGCTAACTGTTTTCTGCTTGCTCCTCTACCAGTGAAACTAAACTTTGAACTTTGATATGCATTCCTATgacaaaatacaatataaatgtgaTATGT
This region of Anguilla anguilla isolate fAngAng1 chromosome 5, fAngAng1.pri, whole genome shotgun sequence genomic DNA includes:
- the LOC118227909 gene encoding rhombotin-2; the encoded protein is MSTAIERKSLDAPEEPVDEVLQMPPSLLTCGGCQQSIGDRFFLKAIEQYWHEDCLSCDLCGCRLGEVGRRLYYKLGRKLCRRDYLRLFGQDGLCASCEKRIRAFEMTMRVRDKVYHLECFKCAACQKHFCVGDRYLLINSDIVCEQDIFEWTKLNSMV